A genomic region of Papaver somniferum cultivar HN1 chromosome 7, ASM357369v1, whole genome shotgun sequence contains the following coding sequences:
- the LOC113296627 gene encoding protein transport protein SEC23-like, with the protein MAGEMDAEGIDGVRMSWNVWPRSKVEASKCVIPIAASISPIWHHKDIPNLPYLPLRCKSCSCILNPYCRVDFTVKIWICPFCFQRNQFPPHYSSISEQNVPAELYPQYTTVEYNLQQQFQQNPNDPASGSAPPPVFLFVLDTCLIEEELDFVKSALKRAIGLLPEHALVGFVSFGTQVQVHELGFADLSKVYVFRGTKEITKEQILDQLGLSLSAQRGAAPGGPGFPQRGAVGNGVVANASVSRFLLPAADCEYTLNSVLDELQPDQWPVQPGHRAARCTGVALSVAAGLLGACLPGTGARIIALVGGPCTEGPGTIVSKELSEPVRSHKDLDKDAAPHFRKAVKFYENLAKQLVTQGHVLDLYASALDQVGVAEMKVAVERTGGLVVLAESFGHSVFKDSFKRMFEEGEQSLGLSFNGNLEISCSKEIKIQGIIGPCTSLEKKGPAVSDTVIGQGNTTSWKICGLDKTTCFTVFFDVSPTDRSNPQGTANPQLYLQFLTSYQNPEGQLRLRVTTVTRKWVDSAVSTEELVEGFDQEAAAVIMARLTSLKMEMEEEFDATRWIDRSLIRLCSRFGDYRKDDPTSFTLNPSFSIFPQFMFNLRRSQFVQVFNNSPDETAYFRMLLNRECIKNSVVMIQPSLLSYSFNMGATPALLDVSSIAADRILLLDAYFSVVVFHGMTIAQWRNSGYHHQQEHQAFAQLLQAPQEEAQYIVHERYPVPRLVVCDQHGSQARFLLARLNPSATYNSQHDVAAGSDVIFTDDVSLQVFFEHLQRLAVQS; encoded by the exons ATGGCAGGAGAGATGGATGCAGAAGGAATTGATGGAGTACGTATGTCATGGAATGTTTGGCCAAGATCTAAAGTTGAAGCAAGTAAATGTGTGATTCCAATCGCAGCTTCAATTTCACCGATCTGGCATCATAAAGATATACCTAATCTTCCTTATTTACCATTAAGATGTAAATCATGTTCATGCATCTTAAATCCCTATTGTCGTGTTGATTTTACTGTTAAAATATGGATCTGTCCATTTTGTTTCCAGAGAAATCAATTCCCACCTCATTATTCATCCATTTCTGAACAGAATGTTCCTGCTGAACTATACCCACAATATACCACTGTTGAATATAATCTCCAACAACAATTTCAACAAAACCCTAATGATCCTGCGTCTGGGTCTGCTCCACCACCTGTATTTTTGTTTGTACTTGATACGTGTTTGATTGAAGAAGAGCTTGATTTTGTGAAATCGGCTTTGAAAAGAGCAATTGGGTTGTTGCCTGAGCATGCTTTGGTTGGGTTTGTATCATTTGGTACACAAGTTCAAGTACATGAGTTAGGGTTTGCGGATCTGTCGAAAGTGTATGTTTTTCGTGGTACAAAAGAGATTACCAAAGAACAGATTTTGGATCAATTGGGTTTAAGTCTTTCAGCTCAAAGAGGAGCTGCTCCTGGGGGTCCTGGATTTCCTCAAAGGGGGGCTGTTGGTAATGGGGTTGTGGCCAATGCGAGTGTTAGTCGATTCTTGTTGCCTGCGGCTGATTGCGAATACACCCTTAATTCA GTATTGGACGAATTGCAACCAGATCAATGGCCAGTTCAACCAGGTCACCGAGCAGCACGATGCACAGGTGTAGCGCTAAGTGTTGCAGCGGGTCTGTTAGGAGCTTGCTTGCCTGGAACTGGTGCGCGCATTATTGCATTAGTCGGTGGGCCATGTACTGAAGGCCCTGGCACT ATTGTGTCAAAAGAGTTGTCTGAACCAGTGCGTTCACACAAAGATCTTGACAAGGATGCAGCACCACATTTCCGTAAAGCTGTCAAGTTTTATGAAAATCTCGCCAAACAGCTTGTTACTCAGGGTCACGTTTTAGACCTTTATGCTTCTGCACTTGATCAG GTCGGGGTTGCAGAGATGAAAGTTGCTGTTGAGAGAACGGGCGGCCTTGTTGTTTTGGCTGAAAGCTTTGGACATTCTGTATTTAAAGACTCCTTCAAACGCATGTTTGAGGAGGGAGAACAATCACTTGGCCTTTCTTTCAA TGGCAACCTCGAGATCAGTTGTTCGAaggaaatcaaaatccagggaattATCGGACCTTGCACATCTTTGGAGAAG AAAGGGCCAGCAGTTTCCGATACGGTCATTGGGCAGGGAAACACAACATCGTGGAAGATCTGTGGCCTGGACAAGACTACTTGCTTTACAGTTTTCTTTGATGTTTCACCAACTGATCGATCAAACCCACAAGGAACTGCAAATCCCCAATTGTACCTACAGTTTCTAACAAG TTATCAGAATCCTGAGGGTCAATTGAGGCTACGTGTGACTACAGTTACAAGAAAGTGGGTCGATAGTGCTGTTAGTACAGAG GAATTGGTAGAAGGATTTGACCAAGAGGCTGCTGCAGTTATCATGGCAAGGTTAACTTCCCTTAAAATGGAGATGGAG GAAGAGTTCGATGCGACGAGATGGATAGATCGATCTCTTATACGTCTCTGTTCCAGATTTGGTGACTATAGGAAGGATGACCCGACTTCTTTTACATTAAATCCTTCTTTCTCAATATTTCCGCAGTTCATGTTTAACTTGAGGCGCTCGCAATTTGTACAG GTCTTCAACAACAGTCCTGACGAGACAGCTTATTTCCGTATGTTGTTAAACCGGGAGTGTATTAAAAATTCTGTGGTCATGATTCAACCATCACTCCTTTCTTATTCATTTAACATGGGAGCTACACCGGCATTGCTCGATGTATCTTCTATTGCTGCCGATAGGATCCTGTTGTTGGATGCATATTTCAGCGTGGTTGTCTTCCATGGGATGACTATAGCTCAGTGGCGTAACTCTGGGTACCATCATCAGCAAGAACACCAG GCATTTGCCCAATTACTGCAAGCTCCTCAAGAGGAAGCACAATATATCGTCCACGAGAGATACCCCGTCCCAAGACTGGTGGTTTGTGATCAGCATGGCTCCCAG GCAAGGTTCTTGTTGGCGAGATTGAACCCGTCAGCTACATACAACTCCCAACATGATGTTGCCGCTGGTTCAGATGTAATCTTCACAGATGATGTCAGTCTACAAGTGTTCTTTGAGCATCTCCAGAGGCTGGCAGTGCAGTCGTAA
- the LOC113296629 gene encoding protein PRD1: MVEEEEEDFIEEDFDSGENEDDDRSNSCSQGHRSSLRIETKQGGSICILCFVNLISNPDSPIIHMSYALSQLSQAISSSTVFLNKLLSFHIHLIINPLTSVLSNFDDEPVANQTIDLISILCKSDYSSVSREFIVRISDFLSSGSLAWSRRQIYMLHCFGVLLSNEKNDLSVHIKDRGALISNLVNGLQLPSEEIRGEILFVLFKVFLLQAGDDPEDLLIYCPKLLSLSLEALMKTQSDEVRTNCIALLTVLAQRGYFESTFANDNTWRSSGEEDNFMQATGPTTDYNTMTNLFAEAIKGPLLSSDTQVQIGTLDLIFHCLSREGHNTSGAAILVEENIADYVFEILRLSGYKDPAVISCLRVLGLLSVAENQFNQRLVIGFSTLVPVLHYVSEVPFHPVQSHTLKLIWTCISNSPGTVSSSQLEELALLLTGMFKRHTNGDMGMLPETFTLACSIFGSILQCPSSEGITTLLATAKEATRNAILSCLCEHQKHPNHLLLYALYLLNETHAYSSEERDDVSNSAESMSCTIDLCENHLLPWLRRVLDDMEEEDAILGILETFHIILLQGSDQQARKFTEVLASSAWFSLSYGCMGLFPTEKMKCRVYLILSSVVDWALGDESGQPIRDAAPHLPSDPHDLLFLLGQKSGHDLDLLSCQSAVLLILYTASLYDERLADEKQVLASLEQYILVNQSNFLSGVVNSTIWIQFINLYALYRGKAKTSYQIPYSPEAEKLVFYLIDKEWDLLSSKIHPVAVKWLFQQEKVTAPMLSQILNFSRLTWPYGAHITVPGNQNGKVDVKFFADLVAAEDNFAARLLVSLLTQLQKEECQVENTTSVLNLMVLIINISPDASDQLCVHGIGHALHSLCCISSYNSSHEIFFTCALLIFNILRSVKPELLSDHEIWLLLTTKLLEVLIPTLAEGTCKQEGLLVIGILSLVLHLSATEAFKEASLAILVNTPLISAVDNIIHTACSKGPALVDHDESTGIGETLIFVLLLYLCSLKSMHALPAGTLGWKSNLEPSGAAKPLHMICIQCHDLCRLLHFGTPLVKLLASNCLLELLSRISDQRSKTCDELNCSNKYLKSVMAVLEGLVFDNDVGVAINCGLCLSTILGWEKPRLIEDSKWCRLIVEELALTLAAPSLASKLFTNQHKAASHVAIALLRLDPVPRWMRSVVNCSCISGIVKNLSANNVTEEMVRLFRALLISDYLKTEQIDGLNNVFQACRQHEYTQCSEEIVTENHFEMVVAVPDDLDKVRRLLIRLISSGSSTSEISRGVQSRNRRLLDEIELFFQDASQRE, encoded by the exons atggtagaagaagaagaagaagatttcatagaagaagattttgattcaggagaaaatgaagatgatgataGAAGTAATTCATGTTCACAAGGTCATCGATCATCACTACGAATTGAAACGAAACAAGGAGGAAGTATATGTATATTATGTTTTGTTAACctaatttcaaaccctgattcaCCAATTATTCACATGTCTTACGCACTTTCACAACTATCTCAAGCTATTTCATCGTCGACTGTTTTCTTAAATAAACTTCTTTCTTTTCATATTCATCTAATTATTAATCCGCTCACATCTGTTTTATCTAATTTTGATGATGAACCTGTTGCGAATCAAACTATTGATTTGATTTCGATTCTATGTAAATCTGAttattc ATCTGTTTCTCGTGAATTTATTGTCAGGATCTCTGATTTTCTCTCTTCTGGTTCGTTAGCTTGGAGTCGTCGTCAGATCTACATG CTACACTGTTTTGGGGTTCTCTTAAGTAATGAGAAAAATGATCTTTCAGTCCACATCAAAGATAGAGGAGCTCTCATTTCTAACCTTGTCAATGGTCTTCAGTTGCCAAG CGAAGAGATTCGTGGAGAAATCCTGTTTGTTTTGTTCAAAGTATTTTTATTACAAGCTGGAGATGATCCAGAGGATTTACTTATCTACTGCCCCAAACTCTTGAGTTTATCACTGGAAGCACTCATGAAGACTCAAAGTGATGAAGTACGTACAAACTGTATAG CGCTGCTGACAGTATTAGCTCAAAGGGGGTACTTCGAGAGCACGTTTGCAAACGACAACACTTGGAGGAGTTCTGGAGAAGAAGATAACTTCATGCAAGCAACAGGACCTACGACAGATTATAATACTATGACGAACTTGTTTGCTGAAGCCATAAAAGGCCCACTTCTTTCTTCCGACACGCAAGTCCAGATTGGCACACTAGACTTGATTTTTCATTGCTTATCAAGGGAAGGCCACAACACCAGTGGTGCAGCAATCCTGGTAGAAGAAAACATTGCCGATTACGTGTTCGAAATACTCAGATTATCAG GGTACAAAGATCCAGCAGTCATTTCTTGCCTCAGGGTTCTAGGTCTTCTATCAGTGGCTGAGAATCAATTCAACCAAAGGCTTGTTATCGGGTTTTCAACTCTGGTTCCTGTTTTGCATTATGTGTCTGAAGTGCCTTTTCATCCAGTCCAATCTCATACATTGAAGCTTATTTGGACTTGTATCTCGAACAGTCCAGGAACAGTCTCAAGTTCTCAACTTGAAGAGCTGGCTTTGCTCCTGACAGGTATGTTCAAGAGACATACCAATGGTGATATGGGCATGCTTCCAGAGACCTTCACGTTGGCTTGCTCAATCTTTGGGTCTATCCTGCAATGTCCATCTTCTGAAGGAATTACAACTCTCCTAGCGACAGCCAAAGAAGCCACTAGAAATGCAATCTTATCCTGTCTTTGTGAACACCAGAAACATCCTAACCATCTTCTTTTGTATGCTTTATATCTGTTGAACGAAACTCACGCATACAGTAGTGAAGAGAGAGATGATGTGTCGAACTCTGCAGAGTCAATGAGCTGTACCATAGACTTATGTGAGAACCATCTATTACCTTGGCTGCGAAGAGTTTTAGATGATATGGAGGAGGAAGACGCCATTTTAGGAATACTAGAAACTTTTCACATAATATTGCTTCAGGGATCTGATCAGCAAGCTAGGAAGTTCACCGAAGTTTTGGCTTCATCAGCTTGGTTTAGCTTGTCCTATGGTTGCATGGGGTTATTTCCAACAGAAAAGATGAAATGCAGAGTATATCTGATACTCAGTTCAGTAGTCGATTGGGCTTTAGGGGATGAATCTGGCCAACCCATCAGAGATGCAGCTCCACACCTCCCATCAGATCCCCATGACTTGCTTTTTCTGCTCGGGCAGAAGAGTGGCCATGATTTAGACTTGCTTTCCTGCCAATCTGCAGTTCTTCTAATATTATATACCGCCTCTTTATATGATGAGAG ACTTGCAGATGAAAAGCAGGTACTGGCTTCTTTGGAGCAATATATTCTTGTCAACCAAAGCAATTTTCTCTCCGGGGTTGTCAATTCAACGATATGGATCCAATTCATAAACTTATATGCACTATATAGGGGTAAAGCTAAAACGAGTTACCAGATTCCATACAGTCCAGAGGCTGAAAAGCTCGTGTTCTATCTAATAGACAAAGAGTGGGATCTGCTTTCTTCAAAAATTCATCCAGTGGCAGTAAAATGGTTGTTTCAACAAGAAAAAGTCACTGCACCTATGCTTAGTCAGATCTTGAATTTCAGCAGATTAACCTGGCCATATGGTGCCCACATAACTGTACCTGGCAACCAGAATGGGAAAGTAGATGTGAAATTTTTTGCAGACTTGGTTGCAGCAGAAGACAACTTCGCAGCAAGACTGCTAGTTTCTTTGTTGACGCAGCTGCAAAAGGAAGAATGTCAAGTAGAGAACACCACATCAGTACTGAATCTCATGgtactaatcataaacatctccCCAGATGCCTCAGATCAATTGTGCGTGCATGGAATTGGACATGCACTCCACAGTTTGTGTTGCATCTCAAGTTACAATTCTTCACACGAGATCTTCTTCACTTGCGCACTTCTGATCTTCAACATTCTACGCTCAGTAAAACCTGAACTACTCTCAGACCACGAAATTTGGCTTCTGCTTACCACGAAG TTGCTGGAAGTCTTAATCCCAACATTGGCAGAAGGTACCTGTAAACAAGAAGGGCTCCTAGTGATAGGAATTCTTTCTCTAGTCCTTCACCTCTCCGCCACGGAAGCATTCAAAGAAGCTTCGCTTGCCATACTTGTCAATACACCCTTGATCTCTGCAGTCGATAATATCATCCACACAGCCTGCTCGAAAGGTCCAGCTCTAGTTGACCATGATGAGAGTACAGGGATTGGGGAGACTCTAATATTTGTGCTTCTATTGTATTTGTGCTCTTTGAAAAG TATGCATGCTCTCCCTGCAGGGACTCTTGGCTGGAAAAGTAATCTCGAGCCTTCTGGTGCAGCAAAGCCACTTCATATGATCTGCATCCAGTGCCATGATTTATGCAGGCTACTACATTTTGGTACTCCGTTGGTGAAGTTACTTGCTTCAAATTGCTTGTTGGAACTGTTGAGCAGAATTTCAGATCAGAGAAGTAAAACATGTGATGAGTTAAATTGCTCCAATAAATACCTAAAATCTGTCATGGCTGTTCTGGAAGGCTTGGTGTTCGACAACGACGTAGGAGTAGCTATAAATTGTGGACTTTGTTTGTCAACAATCTTGGGATGGGAGAAACCAAGACTGATTGAAGATAGCAAATGGTGCAGGCTGATTGTGGAAGAACTGGCTTTGACATTGGCAGCTCCAAGTTTGGCGTCAAAACTGTTCACAAATCAACACAAGGCTGCAAGCCATGTAGCAATTGCATTGCTAAGACTAGACCCCGTGCCTCGTTGGATGAGATCTGTAGTCAATTGTTCTTGCATTTCTGGTATAGTTAAAAACCTTTCAGCTAATAATGTCACAGAAGAAATGGTTCGATTATTCCGAGCACTGTTGATCTCAGATTACCTGAAGACAGAGCAGATAGATGGTCTCAATAACGTATTCCAG GCTTGCAGGCAACACGAGTACACACAGTGTTCTGAGGAGATTGTTACAGAAAATCATTTTGAGATGGTAGTTGCTGTCCCAGATGACCTAGACAAAGTACGCCGGCTGCTAATCAGATTGATTTCCTCCGGCTCATCAACAAGTGAGATCTCCAGGGGAGTCCAATCTAGGAATAGAAGATTGTTGGACGAAATAGAACTGTTTTTCCAGGATGCATCTCAAAGAGAATAA
- the LOC113296628 gene encoding pentatricopeptide repeat-containing protein At4g14190, chloroplastic-like, with amino-acid sequence MNSIAVSFTFIQTPLNNKNWCKTQILKTAPLKSHTRNSLCFSSLSSPKPYIKPYNQTQEKDSIKQKTQTQKLKDLVNKLNQEESNPLQILRDEGDWSKDEFWTVIRFLKETSQYNQILQVFESWKNMEKTRIDEVNYEKIIVLLGEAGLMEEAVTLLQEMKGHGFGASLRVYNCMIHGLAHGGDFENALIFLKEMVEESGVKPGVETYNGLLQAYGKCRMYDEMGKCVKRMESEGCVPDCVTYNLLIVEFAKGGLLKRMERAYRTMQSKRLDLKASTLFAMLEAYTDLGIVEEMEKIYRRALNTRISFGESLIRKIAGVYIKSFMFSRLDDFGIDMASRYGKKDLIWCLRLLSAARLLSKKGMDSIVREMETAKFPWNITTMNIMALAYLKMKDMRQLDILLSQVQARAVKPDIITVGVLCDAAVIGFRVSGVVDLWRRMGFLDKKVEMNTDPLVLTAFGKGYFLSSCEVMYTSAEPEEREKRAWTYRDFIDLVSKHKSIDSSH; translated from the exons ATGAACTCGATTGCTGTTTCATTTACTTTCATCCAAACCCCATTAAACAACAAGAATTGGTGCAAAACCCAGATATTAAAAACCGCACCTTTGAAATCACACACAAGAAATTCCCTATGTTTCTCTTCTTTATCATCTCCAAAACCTTACATTAAACCCTACAACCAAACCCAAGAAAAAGACTCCATAAAACAGAAAACCCAAACTCAAAAGCTGAAAGATTTAGTGAATAAGCTCAATCAAGAGGAATCAAACCCTCTTCAAATCCTCAGAGATGAAGGAGATTGGAGCAAAGATGAGTTCTGGACTGTTATTAGGTTTCTCAAAGAAACCTCTCAGTATAATCAAATTCTTCAG GTGTTTGAATCATGGAAGAACATGGAGAAAACCCGAATTGATGAAGTTAATTATGAGAAGATTATAGTGTTGTTAGGTGAAGCAGGTCTTATGGAAGAAGCTGTCACTCTTTTGCAAGAAATGAAGGGTCATGGTTTTGGTGCATCTTTGAGAGTTTACAATTGCATGATTCATGGACTTGCCCACGGAGGTGACTTCGAAAATGCGTTAATCTTTTTGAAAGAGATGGTGGAAGAAAGTGGTGTGAAGCCTGGAGTTGAAACTTATAATGGACTTCTTCAAGCTTATGGGAAGTGTAGAATGTATGATGAGATGGGTAAGTGTGTGAAAAGGATGGAGTCGGAAGGTTGTGTGCCTGACTGTGTTACGTATAATTTGCTCATTGTGGAGTTTGCAAAAGGTGGACTGCTCAAAAGAATGGAACGAGCTTATCGAACTATGCAGTCAAAGAGGCTGGATTTGAAAGCTTCGACTTTGTTTGCAATGCTTGAGGCTTATACAGATTTAGGAATTGTAGAGGAGATGGAGAAGATATATCGCAGGGCTTTGAACACGAGGATCTCGTTTGGCGAAAGTTTGATTAGAAAAATAGCTGGAGTTTACATTAAAAGCTTCATGTTTTCAAGGTTAGATGATTTTGGAATTGATATGGCTTCAAGATATGGGAAGAAGGATCTCATTTGGTGTCTTCGGCTTCTTTCTGCGGCTCGTCTTCTTAGTAAAAAAGGCATGGACTCCATTGTTCGGGAGATGGAAACAGCTAAATTTCCATGGAATATAACAACTATGAATATTATGGCTCTCGCGTATCTGAAGATGAAAGATATGAGGCAGTTGGATATATTGCTTTCGCAAGTTCAAGCAAGGGCTGTCAAACCTGATATTATTACTGTGGGAGTTCTATGTGATGCTGCTGTAATCGGCTTTCGTGTGTCTGGGGTAGTTGATTTATGGAGGCGGATGGGCTTCTTAGACAAAAAGGTTGAAATGAACACTGATCCGTTGGTTCTAACTGCTTTTGGGAAGGGTTATTTTCTGAGTAGTTGTGAAGTAATGTATACTTCTGCAGAACCAGAAGAACGAGAAAAGAGAGCCTGGACTTATCGCGATTTCATCGACTTGGTATCCAAACACAAATCAATAGATTCCAGTCATTAA
- the LOC113296632 gene encoding uncharacterized protein LOC113296632: MQGETAATTAANHGHHRCSKCNWPYANPHPSAKQRRHHKKVCGKVQGYVATSTDEDDKPSNGDGTIDNNDADGTASTHLDGSDEKQQQPDESKNQIPIQIKDEEKSNVKGKMEKWLSAKSQGDEFSDATTDFAADPLSRTNSIIQQANDPSNDSNSESPGASEKVEDQMENGRKEDLASSSDMPLLVDSSANKSGNLYSENTPNDENITEVKQVSEINEDDLVKTLSSSIDSSAGKISGEESEIDSKSEKMNGLTGQEISPDIVDACKVAVTDDEAKEAIIESKVSQADNGVEGFETSSSAIDSSADKISGEDSEIDSKLDGLMEQEISPDIVDALKVLVTDDEVKEAMMDSKVSQAEISPSHTEVFITREVNEDLSVHPENARVDIEKLSEVNVEDSDDHELLKPELGVVADCSQVIENDNEEVHLSSSKSGPNADSIVPEEQVHGDNLQQEEATSKMVVQEVIVEGQADIPVAMDSVDNGVESLPDNTNDVSALSQTEKDEIDAVLGVQELHCGQEDQSSNIVPEAHSVAAAGADRIPSPSDAVNIIAVCEDEAKVDYPNVSVTSHGVATEGSFTNSTEKSPVIAVCPTEPVENLIHEERNLNDSGGSEVIHSCAENSEVKELLVASVNGKVEDTIIENSAREPSDVHSQSLLVEEGNSLLKQQQSDSLVVQPPDCSTDTISQTDSVEANWGSVSDGTSLSLKDASDVQGTNTPVSMEAAQGTDSQNRSIDRFEPPSVTSVAKSSDEGDLKSASEIQTLTKGEKKEDGSAKLSSDSGKAHSTSLRSLLGSIIESKKVKTKQNEDDHLPKTVNSTTATERAMKTNQQKEWDSPARFPVTMHREKRKAKQWVPFMCCSSAVNLKTQ, encoded by the exons atgcAAGGAGAAACAGCAGCGACGACGGCGGCTAATCACGGACATCATAGATGTTCTAAATGTAATTGGCCGTATGCAAATCCACATCCAAGTGCTAAACAAAGAAGACATCATAAGAAAGTTTGTGGCAAAGTTCAAGGTTATGTTGCTACTTCTACTGATGAAGATGATAAACCATCGAATGGTGATGGTACTATTGATAATAATGATGCCGATGGTACTGCTTCTACTCATTTAGACGGTTCTgatgaaaaacaacaacaacctgATGAAAGCAAAAACCAAATCCCAATCCAAATCAAGG ATGAAGAGAAAAGCAATGTTAAAGGTAAAATGGAGAAATGGTTATCAGCTAAATCCCAAGGAGATGAATTCTCTGATGCGACTACTGATTTTGCAGCAGACCCTCTTTCAAGGACTAATA GTATTATCCAACAAGCAAATGATCCATCAAATGACAGCAACAGCGAATCTCCTGGAGCTTCTGAAAAGGTAGAAGATCAGATGGAGAATGGCAGAAAGGAAGATCTTGCCTCTAGTTCTGATATGCCGTTATTGGTGGATTCCAGCGCAAATAAATCCGGAAATCTGTACTCTGAGAATACACCGAATGATGAGAATATCACGGAGGTCAAGCAGGTCAGTGAGATAAATGAGGATGACCTAGTGAAAACCTTGTCATCATCTATTGATTCGTCAGCTGGTAAAATTTCTGGCGAGGAATCTGAGATAGATTCCAAATCGGAAAAGATGAATGGTCTTACGGGACAGGAAATTTCACCAGATATTGTTGATGCCTGTAAAGTTGCAGTGACAGATGATGAAGCCAAGGAAGCAATAATAGAGTCAAAGGTTTCCCAAGCTGATAATGGAGTCGAAGGTTTCGAAACATCGTCATCAGCTATTGATTCTTCAGCTGATAAAATTTCTGGCGAGGATTCTGAGATAGATTCCAAATTGGATGGTCTTATGGAACAGGAAATTTCACCAGATATTGTTGATGCCCTTAAAGTGTTAGTGACAGATGATGAAGTCAAGGAAGCAATGATGGACTCAAAGGTTTCCCAAGCTGAAATTTCTCCTAGTCATACTGAAGTTTTTATCACCAGAGAAGTGAACGAGGACTTATCTGTTCATCCGGAAAATGCTCGTGTGGATATAGAAAAACTATCTGAGGTAAATGTGGAGGATTCTGATGACCATGAACTGTTGAAACCAGAATTAGGTGTAGTCGCTGACTGTAGCCAAGTGATTGAAAATGATAATGAAGAAGTTCATTTGAGTTCCAGCAAATCGGGTCCAAATGCCGACTCCATTGTGCCTGAAGAGCAAGTTCATGGAGACAACCTTCAACAGGAGGAGGCCACTAGCAAAATGGTGGTACAAGAGGTAATTGTTGAGGGTCAAGCAGATATTCCGGTAGCAATGGATTCAGTTGATAATGGGGTTGAATCCCTTCCCGATAATACAAACGATGTTTCAGCTTTAAGCCAAACCGAGAAGGACGAAATAGATGCCGTTCTTGGGGTGCAGGAACTTCATTGTGGTCAGGAAGATCAATCAAGCAACATTGTGCCTGAAGCACATTCAGTAGCTGCAGCTGGTGCTGATAGAATACCTTCTCCCTCTGATGCCGTAAATATTATTGCTGTTTGTGAAGATGAAGCTAAAGTTGATTATCCTAATGTAAGTGTAACCAGCCACGGAGTAGCTACAGAGGGAAGTTTCACCAATTCCACAGAAAAATCCCCTGTAATTGCAGTTTGTCCTACTGAACCTGTGGAGAATTTAATCCATGAAGAGAGAAATTTAAATGACAGTGGTGGGAGTGAAGTGATCCACAGTTGTGCTGAAAACTCCGAAGTCAAAGAGTTGCTGGTCGCCTCAGTGAATGGAAAAGTTGAAGATACCATTATCGAGAATTCTGCTAGAGAACCATCCGACGTTCACTCTCAGTCGTTATTGGTGGAAGAGGGTAATAGCCTTCTGAAACAGCAACAGTCTGATAGTTTAGTGGTCCAGCCTCCAGATTGCTCCACTGATACAATTAGTCAAACTGATAGTGTGGAGGCAAATTGGGGATCTGTTTCAg ATGGAACGTCTCTTTCCTTGAAAGATGCGAGTGATGTACAAGGAACTAATACCCCTGTGTCGATGGAGGCAGCACAAGGAACTGACTCGCAGAATAGAAGCATCGACAGATTTGAGCCACCTTCTGTCACATCTGTGGCCAAATCCAGTGATGAAGGAGACCTAAAATCTGCTTCTGAAATCCAGACGCTAACTAAAGGggagaagaaagaagatggcAGTGCAAAGTTGAGTTCTGATTCTGGGAAAGCACATAGTACTTCATTAAGAAGTCTCCTTGGGTCAATAATTGAAAGCAAGAAGGTGAAAACCAAACAAAATGAGGATGATCACTTACCCAAGACTGTGAATTCTACAACTGCCACAGAACGGGCCATGAAAACAAACCAGCAGAAGGAATGGGATTCCCCAGCAAGGTTTCCAGTGACAATGCACAGAGAAAAGAGGAAAGCGAAACAATGGGTACCAttcatgtgttgctcatctgctGTCAATTTGAAAACCCAGTGA